A single genomic interval of Gemmatimonadota bacterium harbors:
- a CDS encoding ATP-binding protein, with the protein MNSERPTTKANRQDTLTAELLAEAVRNAKGSTGVLVRDIHLDPAEVLRQLRLVRDEGLELRIAYLNPTAAGAADQAGLPAEEFATSVQQAERWRNQRGLDALIVVVSEADQAKLTSLEDFVLVGPSDLRPLLTERAKSQLSKINDVLPLWWGIIGFDEQTSFSDLLDYYIALDGLSPEIIKEEAATRINMLGLLPDPAFFDDPREKQLRKRLEENRSLALRLANFSENDRGKVDAALAAEENNARRAKLQHQLRVLQKHRRGGDMELSADDARELLKAKTRRRRKRRGPDDENGKPTPFNLTELAAEALLRPSTQDGASEDPDDYDDAAPPSLRKAMDSLTNELEDLEETVRPEAISVTLSSGTQIDGVVQTDVLALVGRMVDETKYGGLVRVSGGDIAMMVRNFQQSAEVIQPWNSTMIADLIEAFTQANPQFGAIREAFERYDSARRSLLPVVQQLCVEPLLVAVSPDSAPLVAKVVGEYQHLVKTIRSLHTALHESSAEDARVLLELVLLVDTVFLNNGSSLVALLTPLHPLFLWHYVEYSRVLTDQRDSLEARDRELVFAELKQHGVPLFLPSLGAPRLVSETGWSLPFAGKFGGLPLFSREAMASDPGDGLGPVRMLMELFIDMYPSSAEGLRVAVLEPPDPGKILLACCDLADQRDAKLRGAHVTVLRSRSGVGTELDLSADEERRVQNRFGDHENRRFTFQTTRVVEGNLAPPHGLMPHLYIAFDRTERSHARATGYAVGGRQKIQPLANRRRLSYQLSSNTLNLEPEPGGILADYCKLAQLAIGPDILSYQRIHQDRKLREQLQQAAQEVPWYVVADGHVDRDLDIGALRVLTARERTRDVAAFTRSNDAFRRSLRDVVRQFNTSVDDRTLDSILASLSELLDSGLLALRPGKSGDIVVPHVKGVLGLMVAVKHLRVNTPAGHERIVLSLDSEKARRWLHLHDVNDNSRSDLLVIDGADDQFTVTVVEVKARQDVTAEYSVNNGIVTGSAIEQMLSTYRVLRSVFDPGTRDQLLTPSRREVIREHLYWELCKASYSNAARKRWTELALKLFDEDAKVELRCELISVRLGVAATSLERARNVHAQVGDKLIPISLRNLNEDGVPELEAALGPPVSTPEGGEEPADASQSLVSSGRGMPTTKDDETPKMEKCDEKALEKSDDEASGPQESAAEASSLARPRIPIGVSLGSYGGGREVFFDPQSPEEKLNNPHISITGETGTGKTQATKAILRELRRIGISALVLDFKDDYAKPDYASTEGFNVHDASFGGLPFNPMVPPIDKISGGINPVAHVHELANMLRRVYGLGDQQAFALREAMKETYAITGIGTRPFVPEPSQHYLPFEAVKDVLERERATTLLGRLSPIFDLGLFSVGHASLTLSELLATPTVIRLGRLPGDQVKNAVAEFFLMALHSYLMLREQPHALRQVLVLDEAWRLVSSPFLIPLMLEGRAFGLGIIVATQFPRQLPEEISGSTATRLFFGQTTAEQIRDIQRTLVGKTGGPEADHIGHVIRGLTPLHCVLQNAHYRPWVRVRVTPHYEVVADTSANSD; encoded by the coding sequence TTGAACTCAGAGCGCCCTACAACTAAAGCAAACCGCCAGGACACTTTAACAGCAGAACTTCTAGCAGAGGCCGTACGTAATGCCAAGGGAAGCACCGGCGTACTTGTGCGGGATATCCACCTTGACCCGGCGGAAGTGTTGAGGCAGTTGCGGCTAGTGCGCGACGAAGGGCTGGAACTGCGGATCGCCTACCTGAATCCGACCGCTGCGGGAGCAGCAGACCAAGCCGGGCTTCCGGCCGAGGAGTTCGCCACATCCGTACAGCAAGCCGAGCGCTGGCGCAATCAACGGGGACTCGACGCCCTGATTGTCGTGGTATCCGAAGCCGACCAGGCCAAGCTCACCTCATTGGAAGACTTCGTATTGGTCGGACCATCGGATCTGCGTCCACTGTTGACGGAACGAGCCAAGTCACAGCTCTCCAAAATCAACGACGTGTTACCACTGTGGTGGGGCATCATCGGCTTCGATGAGCAGACATCTTTCTCCGACCTCCTCGACTACTACATAGCGCTAGACGGACTTAGTCCGGAGATCATAAAGGAAGAAGCCGCCACCCGGATTAACATGCTCGGTCTCCTGCCTGACCCTGCCTTTTTCGATGATCCTAGGGAGAAACAACTCCGCAAGCGGCTGGAGGAGAATCGGTCACTTGCCCTACGGCTGGCCAACTTCAGTGAGAATGACCGAGGGAAGGTGGACGCCGCACTCGCTGCTGAGGAGAACAATGCCCGTCGAGCGAAACTGCAACACCAGTTGCGGGTGCTGCAGAAGCACCGACGTGGAGGAGACATGGAGCTCTCAGCAGACGATGCGCGGGAGCTTCTGAAAGCCAAGACGCGAAGGCGCCGAAAGCGGAGAGGCCCCGACGACGAGAACGGAAAACCGACCCCTTTCAACCTTACGGAACTGGCAGCGGAAGCATTACTAAGACCGTCCACCCAGGACGGTGCATCTGAGGACCCCGACGACTACGACGACGCTGCTCCTCCGTCTCTGCGCAAAGCAATGGACTCCCTGACGAATGAACTCGAAGACCTTGAGGAGACGGTGAGGCCGGAGGCCATCAGTGTGACCCTGTCATCTGGAACACAGATCGATGGCGTGGTGCAGACCGACGTTCTAGCGCTTGTCGGCCGGATGGTTGATGAAACCAAGTACGGGGGTCTGGTCCGGGTGTCAGGGGGTGACATCGCCATGATGGTCCGCAATTTCCAGCAGTCAGCCGAAGTCATACAGCCTTGGAACTCGACGATGATTGCCGATTTGATCGAAGCCTTTACTCAGGCAAATCCTCAATTCGGGGCCATTCGTGAAGCCTTTGAGCGATACGACTCTGCCCGTCGCTCCCTCTTGCCAGTGGTTCAACAACTCTGTGTCGAACCATTGCTCGTCGCCGTCAGTCCTGATTCGGCACCCTTGGTTGCAAAGGTTGTCGGAGAATATCAGCACCTAGTGAAGACCATCCGGAGCCTCCACACGGCCTTGCATGAGTCCTCTGCCGAGGATGCTCGCGTGCTTCTAGAACTCGTGTTACTTGTGGACACTGTGTTCCTTAACAATGGCTCATCACTTGTCGCTCTGTTGACGCCCCTACATCCCCTCTTCCTCTGGCACTACGTTGAGTATTCCCGAGTCTTGACCGACCAACGGGATAGCCTCGAAGCGAGAGATCGCGAACTTGTATTCGCTGAACTCAAGCAACACGGCGTCCCACTGTTTCTCCCCTCCCTCGGAGCCCCTCGTCTCGTTTCTGAAACAGGCTGGAGTCTCCCGTTTGCCGGTAAATTCGGCGGTCTGCCCCTCTTCAGCCGAGAAGCGATGGCTAGTGATCCAGGTGATGGCCTTGGGCCAGTCCGCATGCTGATGGAATTGTTCATCGACATGTATCCATCATCCGCTGAAGGACTCCGAGTAGCAGTTCTCGAACCGCCGGACCCTGGCAAGATCCTCCTCGCGTGCTGCGACCTCGCGGACCAGAGAGACGCAAAGCTACGCGGTGCGCATGTAACGGTCCTGCGCTCACGTTCGGGCGTTGGCACCGAATTGGATCTATCGGCTGATGAAGAACGGCGAGTACAGAACCGCTTCGGAGATCACGAGAACCGCCGCTTTACCTTCCAAACGACCCGAGTGGTGGAGGGTAACCTCGCCCCACCGCACGGGCTTATGCCCCATCTGTACATAGCCTTCGACCGGACGGAACGTTCACATGCCCGCGCTACAGGCTACGCTGTAGGGGGACGGCAGAAGATACAGCCCCTTGCCAACCGGCGCAGGCTTTCATACCAACTGAGCAGCAACACCCTCAATCTCGAGCCCGAGCCAGGAGGGATCCTCGCAGACTACTGCAAACTAGCACAGTTGGCCATCGGTCCCGACATCCTCTCTTATCAGCGCATTCACCAGGACAGGAAACTTCGCGAGCAACTTCAGCAGGCCGCGCAGGAAGTTCCGTGGTACGTTGTAGCCGACGGTCATGTCGACCGAGACCTCGACATCGGTGCTCTACGCGTACTAACCGCCCGGGAGCGTACCCGGGATGTTGCAGCCTTCACCCGGAGCAACGACGCGTTCCGACGGAGCCTCCGTGACGTTGTCCGGCAGTTCAACACGTCGGTCGATGACAGGACTCTCGACTCCATCTTGGCTTCTCTCAGCGAGTTGCTCGATTCTGGCCTGCTTGCATTACGGCCAGGCAAGTCTGGTGACATTGTCGTTCCCCATGTCAAGGGCGTCCTCGGTTTAATGGTGGCCGTCAAGCACCTACGTGTGAACACGCCCGCCGGTCATGAGCGAATCGTCTTGAGTCTTGACAGTGAAAAAGCTCGTCGCTGGCTCCATCTCCACGATGTCAACGACAACTCGCGGTCCGATCTGCTCGTGATCGATGGTGCAGATGACCAGTTCACGGTCACGGTCGTTGAAGTCAAGGCGCGACAAGATGTTACTGCCGAGTACTCAGTGAACAACGGTATCGTGACCGGCTCCGCCATTGAACAAATGCTGTCAACTTACAGAGTTCTCCGTAGTGTCTTCGACCCTGGAACTAGAGACCAACTGCTGACGCCCTCACGGCGCGAAGTCATTCGGGAACACCTCTACTGGGAACTGTGCAAAGCCTCGTACAGTAATGCCGCACGAAAACGCTGGACCGAGTTAGCACTCAAACTCTTCGACGAAGACGCAAAAGTCGAATTGCGATGCGAACTAATCAGCGTGCGATTGGGAGTAGCGGCCACCAGTCTCGAACGCGCCCGTAACGTGCATGCACAAGTTGGGGACAAACTGATTCCCATATCGTTACGGAATCTCAACGAGGACGGCGTTCCGGAGTTGGAGGCTGCTCTTGGACCGCCTGTGTCAACTCCGGAAGGTGGGGAAGAACCCGCGGACGCAAGTCAATCCCTAGTAAGCAGCGGAAGGGGTATGCCCACTACCAAGGATGACGAGACACCAAAAATGGAGAAGTGTGACGAGAAGGCATTGGAGAAGTCTGATGACGAGGCCAGCGGGCCGCAGGAATCCGCTGCTGAAGCCTCGTCCTTAGCCCGCCCGCGCATTCCGATTGGCGTTTCATTGGGCTCCTACGGAGGGGGCCGCGAAGTCTTTTTCGATCCCCAAAGCCCCGAGGAGAAACTCAATAACCCGCACATTTCGATCACGGGGGAGACCGGGACAGGAAAGACCCAAGCAACTAAGGCAATTCTCCGAGAACTTCGCCGGATCGGTATCTCGGCCCTTGTCCTGGACTTCAAAGATGACTACGCCAAACCGGACTACGCCTCGACCGAGGGTTTCAATGTTCACGATGCATCTTTTGGAGGGCTGCCGTTCAACCCGATGGTGCCACCAATTGACAAGATAAGCGGCGGGATCAACCCTGTAGCTCACGTTCACGAACTCGCCAATATGCTCCGGCGCGTCTACGGCTTGGGCGATCAACAAGCTTTCGCTTTGCGGGAGGCAATGAAAGAAACCTATGCAATCACAGGGATTGGCACCAGGCCATTCGTCCCCGAGCCTTCACAGCACTACCTGCCGTTCGAGGCGGTCAAGGACGTGTTGGAGCGGGAGAGGGCCACAACCCTTCTAGGCCGGCTCTCCCCCATCTTTGACCTAGGCCTCTTTAGTGTGGGACACGCGTCCCTGACGCTTTCTGAACTGTTAGCGACGCCGACAGTGATCAGACTTGGCCGGTTGCCCGGCGACCAGGTAAAGAACGCCGTTGCCGAGTTCTTCCTAATGGCGCTGCACTCCTATCTCATGCTACGAGAGCAACCCCACGCCTTGCGACAGGTACTGGTGCTCGACGAAGCGTGGCGACTAGTGTCATCACCCTTCCTCATCCCCTTGATGCTCGAAGGCCGGGCATTTGGACTGGGCATCATCGTGGCTACTCAATTCCCGCGCCAGTTGCCTGAGGAAATTTCAGGCTCTACCGCCACTCGTCTCTTCTT